GTTTGTCCGACGAAATACTTGAAAAAGCAAAATCAAAACAGGTGAATTTATCATTTTTGCTTGTACAGTCATCTGGTGAAAATATGCTGCAGCTTGCACAGCTATTGGAAAATGGCACCATTAAATCGCACGTATCCAAAATATTTACTTTTGACCAAATGGGAGATGCACATTTACATTTAGAAAAAGGTAGAACTGTGGGTAAAATTGTAGTTAACCTTTAAAGAGCATAAACAAAATAAATAATTATAATACTTTTTCGCATATATCTTTACAATGGTTTTTAATATAAATAATAGAAACCAAAACCTAGATATATGCGAAATTTTTAAAATGAAAAATGAAAAAACTAATCAATATTTTAGTAGTGCTTGCAATTATCCCTTTATTGGTTTTAGGTACAGTAAATGTATTTGCTCCTTTAAATACTTTTGAATTGTATGGCATTAAACCATTAGGCATAATGACTTACAGTACCTTTAGAGGAGCCATCGGCGGTATGCTTATAGGAGGCGGGCTAATAATGCTTATGGGCTTAATTACCAAAAACAAAACTTGGTATCAAGCATCTTTATTACTAATAGCTGTAATATTCATTTGCAGAATTATTAGTGTAGTATTTGATGGTTATACAAATGATTTATTACCGGCAGGTATAACCGAATTGTATATTATTGTTGTAATGTATTTTGCATCAAAACAACTAGATCATTCTAAAAAGTAAGCTAAAAAGGATTGAGATATTATTGCAAAAGCTACGAAATAAATAGCAGCTAAAAATAGGTATTTATCTAAAAATTTAAGGTCATTATCACAAAATTGATAACTTAAGTAACCTAGAATAATATAAAAGCAGAGGTGAAATAAATTTTTAATATTGTAGAAACAAAAAGAGCATGCAAAATAGTATTGCACGCTCTTTAATTTTTATATCAAATACTTTAGAAAAAAACCAGTTTTAAAAACAATATTTCCCTACATTATATGCAACAAAACTAAATATTAAAGTTTACCGCAGCTTAACCGTTATCAAACTACCTGACCTTAACAACAACTTTCCCTTTTGACCTTCCAGTTTCAATGTAAGACAATGCTTCATTAGCTTGCTCAAAGGGAAACACTTTATCAATGACCGGTTTAATAATTCCTGCTTCTATTAGTTTGGTTATTTCTCCCAATTGTTTTCCTTCTGGTTTCATAAACAGGAATTTAAAAGATACATTCTGTTTCTTTACTTTTTTTCTTACACTAAAACTTAAAAGTTTAATTACCAATTTCAAAGGCCAAGACAAACCAAGTGCATCGGCAAATTCAGGCGTTGGTGGTCCGACCAGAGAAATTAATTGTCCGCCAGATTTTAGAATTCGAAGTGATTTTTCAAGAATTTTTGAATCTTTATTGCTGTGCAATACCAAATCGTAGTCTTTCAATTTAGTTTCAAAATCTTCTGTTTTGTAGTCAATAATTAAATCAGCACCGAGACTTTTTACTAAGTATGTATTTTTTGAGCTTGTAGTTGTTGCTACAAAAGCACCTAAATGTTTTGCTAATTGAATAGCGAATGCACCCACGCCACCTGAACCTGCCTGAATAAAGACTTTTTGACCTTTTTTAATTTTTCCTATTTCTACAAGTGCCTGCCAAGAAGTTAAACCAACTAACGGAATGGAAGCAGCTTCTTCCATTGAAAGATTTTTGGGCTTGAATGCTACATCATTTTCAGCAATAGAAATGTATTCAGCATAAGTACCTAGATGATGATCGCCTGAACTAGAGTAAACTTCATCTCCAACTTTGAACTTAGTAACTTTTGCACCTGTTTTTATGACTATGCCTGCCACGTCACGTCCCAATAGAAAAGGCGGTTTCATAGGTAGAAAAAGTTTGAAATCCCCATTTCGTATGAGTATATCTATCACATTAACACCTGCCGAATGTACTTGTACCAATACATCATTTTCATTTACAGTAGGTTCAGCCCAATCCGTTAAATGTAATTTTTCTTTCTTGCTGTATTTTTTTACTATGAATGCTTTCATCAGTTCTATTTTTTACTTTGATTATTGAATTTGTTTACCTTCTTTTACAAAAGTGATTGTTTCAAAAACATCATAAGCATCAATTGCTGAACAGTAGATAGCAATTCTGTCAGAAAGTTTTTTAATTACTTCGCTTTTAAAGAATTTTTCCATTTCGCTTTTATTTGCAAAACCAAGCATAATAGAAGCTTGAAACTGATCTGCCTTATCATTGTCATGGGCTACATTTGGCGTGTTCCATTGTTTTTCTTTCCAGGGATTATAAACTTTATTTCTCAATTCTTTAAGTATTCCAGTATTGGCAAGTATAGGCGTAAGTTCATCATTTATAAACTTTTTAAAATCGGTATCGCTTACACTGTCCTTTTTTCTAAAAAAAACCATTGCATTTGCTCCAATTTTAGTATCACCATCTGCTACTTTGTACCAATAAGAATGAGGATAGGCGGCATAAAGAATGGTTCGTTTAAACAGATTTACTTCATCGGCATAAGCCAATTTATTTTGTTTTTTACCTCTAAATATTGAAAATAGATTTTTTAATGTAACATCAGCTACACCATCAATTTTACGATTTTGAGGAATATTCGTTTCGACCCCAATGATTGCTGGCCATAAACCTGTATTGTTTTCTGCAAAATGTATTTGGCGGTATTCCAAAAGTCCTTTATTTGCAGAAATTATCTTTGAATGTGGCCCTTTCCAACGGTCCATTCCATCCTGACGCAATTTATCTGTTCGCATCCATAATAATATCGACGAAGATATATGTTTTTCTGATTTTACATTTGTTGCAACCTTTAGAGGTTCTGCCCTTTGAGCATTAACATCAAATAATGTAACTATACTCAGGATAATTCCTAATGATATATTTTTCATTTTATTTAGTTAAAAATGGTATAGCTTTTTCAAGAAATTCTTCATGATATTGAAAAATACCACCATGTCCTGAATTTGGATAAATTATTACTTTTTCAGCATTAGGAAACCGAATTGCTAAATCATACGAATTAGGCGTTGGCACCATTCTGTCATTATCGCCATTTACTACTAATACGGGATGTTTGAAAACACTTAAATCAGCGGGCTTGTCATGTCCCCATGTTTCGATGGCTTTAAGCTGATTTTTCAACACACTGAGTTTTACTTTCTCATCACGGTTTTCAGTTCTTTCTTTTAGACGTTTTAGAAAATCACGAGCTGCTTCTTTACCTACTTTGTTTTGAGTAAAAAACAGATAAAATTTAGGATCCCTGAATGTAAACAGACCTTTGAAAATATCCTTATACGTTAAACCAACCACATCGCTAACCCCTTTTCCACCTCTTGATCCGGTTCCCGCAAGAATAATTTTACGAGCTAAAGTCGGTTCTTGCAAAAGTAATTCTTGCGTAATAAAACCACCCATAGAAAATGCCACAATATCCACTTGTTTGTATCCCAACGCATGAATAAAAGCAATAGCATCTTTAGACATATCAGCAATACTTGTTCCTTGCTCACCTGTTGTAGCACCAACGCCACGATAATCAAAAGAAATAATTTGACGGTGTTTGGCAATAGAATCCATAATTCTTGGATCGCAATTATCAAGGTTTGCTGTTAGGTGATTAAAATATATGACCGGTATATCTCCTTCTTTTCCATAAGATCGGTAAGCAAATTTTATTCCGTTAGCTTCAATAAACTGAGTGGGTACAGTAGCATAAGTGTATTCTACACTTTGTGAATTTGATGTAGTCATAATTTCATAATTATTTGATTGTGAAATATTTGATTGTGAAAATAGATTACTAATATAACCTATTAACAGAAAAACTGCAATTAAATACTTTTTCATTTTATTTAGTAATAGTATTATTAATGAAAGTATTAATATAAGTAGTTGTCAATTCCGGATATTGATAATGCGGTGCATGACCTGCAGCATGAAAAATAATATGTTGTAAAGTTGGTGCTTTTTTCAATAATGGAAACCAGTTTTCTACTGCAAATGAAATGTCATTGTCGCCTGAAATTACCAATACAGGAGTTTGCAATGTTTTGTAGCCTTCTCTAAAATTATCTTTGTCTTCTGTCAATTGTGGTGTGGCTGCAAAATAGCGTTGGAGTATTTCAGGCTTAACCGGTACCTTTGATTCGTCATATCTTTGAGCAATACGCTGTAAAGATGCGATTCCGGCTGCACTACTTTTTTCTGATGTTGGCTCGAAAAACAAGGTAATAATATCTTCCGGAGTATAGGTAGGCTGCAATGCTTTTTCTAAAAATAATGGAGAAAGAGGAGCATCGTTTTTACCCATTGGATTGCTGCCAATTACAATGGTACCTAACACTCTTGTTGGATAAAGGAAAGTAGCGTATTGAGCTATCAAACCACCATAAGACCAGCCTCCAACAAAATATTTATCGAAATTTAGGTGGTCTGCCATTTTTGTTACCTCAGATGCAACTTCGTGCAAATCAACTGGTAATTCCCCTTCCGAATATCCAATACCTGAATAGTCAAAAGTAACTACTGTGTTATTTTTTGCTAATAAATCAAGAAAAAGGGGATCCCAAGTATCTAAAGTCCCTCTAAAACGATTTGCCAAAATTAGCGGTGTACCGTTACCTATTTTACGGTAAGCAATTTGTTTGTTGTCAATATTTGCATATTGTGTTTCTGTTGTTAATTCATTGTTTCCCATTTTTTTTTATTTTAATTTTAACTTTTTGATTTATTTGTTTAATTGCTTAAGAACATTTTTTTCCAGGACCCCATAAGCAAAATGCTGCAAATTAATCAAGACAGAAGTACCTTTACCTACAATATTTCTAAATTTCGGCTTAGCTGTTTGAACTACTTTCAGTACTTTTTCTGCAACCATTGCAGGATCTTCGGCTTTATCTACCAAATCATTTGTAAATTTTTCAATTTTATTTCTCAATGAATTGTAGTCTTCAATTTTGTTCGTTGGTGATGACGAATTATCTAGAATACTGGTTTTGAAAGCAGCTGGCTCAATCATTGCAACGTTAATATTAAAGCCATCTAATTCGTATCGCAAAGCCTTAAAGTATCCTTCAAGTGCATGTTTAGAAGCTGCATAATAAGCTGCATTTGGAAATGCTACCAAACCAATAATAGACCCGACAGTTATTATTTTGCCAGATTTTTGTTTTCTAAAATGAGGTAACATTGCGTTGGTAACTTTGATTGTACCCCAAAAGTTCGTTTCCAATTGTTTTCTTCCCAATTCAATCGGCGTTTCTTCCGCAATTCCAGAAACCAAAAATCCAGCATTGTTGATAAGAATGTCCAATTTGTTTACTTCCGTAAAAACTCTATTTGGCAAACTGTTTATTGATTCTTCTGAATCTAAATCTAAAGAAATTAGTTTGAAAGGTAATTTTGATGCGTACTTTTCTGGATTACGACTTGTACCAATTACATTATAACCCTTTCTGTGAAGCTCGTTTGCGATAAGCAAACCAAATCCGGAAGAAGCCCCTGTTATTAAAATATTCTTACTCATTTTATTTGTTTTAAAATTTATGTTGTAATTTTACTTGCAAATTGCAAGTGTAAATATACAAACAACTTTCAAAATGCAAGTTAAATTTTGAAGTATTTTTAATTTATTTTATGGAAACAAGTAAAAAAAGGTCAGAATGCCCATTGAGCTGCTCATTGGATGTGTTTGGAGACAAATGGTCCTTACTAATCATCAGGGATCTAATATTTTATAAAAAAGGCACCTACAATGACTTTTTAAAATCGGAGGAAGGCATTGCTACCAATATTTTGGCATCAAGACTAAAGGCATTGGAAGAAAACGGCATTGTTGAGAAATCAGCACACCCAGACAGTAAAGCGAAAAATTTGTACAAACTGACAACAAAAGGAATAGATTTATTGCCTATAATTATGGAAGTTTATATTTGGTCGGATAAATATTTTACAATGCCATCAGAGATAAAGGAGATAATTAAAGAAGCCAAAAAAGACAAAGATAAATTTGTAAAACAGATAACAAAAGAGCTGAAATCAAAATAACTAAAAGAATCTTCAAACAACGGACAGAAAAACTATAAACTGCAATCGCAGTTATGCTTAATTATTTTATAGTTGTCACATTCTAAATCCTCTTTTTTGAGAAGAAAATTTTTGTTGAAAAAATAAGGAAACCTGTGCAATTGCTTCCTTTAATGTCGGAATTGAATTTATTGAAAGGTTTTTTAGTTCCGGCTTCTGTAAATTGTTTACATGTATTGTTATCAGTATCTGCAAATTTTATAATTGTTGTTTTGTCGCTTCTATATCATTTACATTATACTCTGCGTTACAACTGTAACCAATAACTTCTTCACCTCCCTCAAATATCTTAATCAAATGCCAATTTCCAACAATATCCTCCGAAGCCAATCTTTTGGTTTCATTATCACTCGAACATGATAATATTCCTAAAAAGGAAATACTAAGTAATACTTTTTTCATAATTATATTTAGTTATAATTAATTTTTTTTAACCTAATAACCCAAACAACAATAGCAAATGCTCTAATTGAATCTTTAGAAACCTGAGAGGCAGATATTTAACCTAAAGATTTTAAAACCGGTTGGTTTATTTTACTTCGATCCTAAATTTCACCAGTATACACACAACAAATGTACTAATCGAAATATAAAACCTAGGAATTTACAATACCATCTAAACTCCCTTCCAACATTACAGATGACGAAGAGGATTGGATTAAATTATTTTTAACAAGAATAAAACTACTATAAAATTATTATATGTTATTTTTTCTAAAAACACATTCTTAAAATTTTACATTTTTCCTTACTTATTCCTAACTGACGTCATATGTTTTTAAAAATAACTACTAAAACGTTTTATTATATAAGGATTATTAATTTTACACAATTAATTATGTTTTAAAATAAAAATATAACTCTTTTTTTATTATTATTGTAAAGTATTGATAATTAAATTATCCTTAGTATTTACACAGTATTTTTAATATTTTGCAATGGAAAGAAGAGACGCACTAAAAAAGATGGCTTATTTGATGGGTGGAGCAATCTCTGCTACAACAATGGGTGTTTTATTTGAAAGTTTTACTGTATATAATCCCGAACAGAATTATGCCTATTCGTTTTTAGCTACAGATGAAGAAATTCTTGCCGAATTTGCCGAAATTATTTTACCTACAACAACAAATTCTCCCGGCGCAAAAGCTGCTGGTCTTGGTACTTTAATACCATTAATCATAAAAGACTGCTACCCTCCCAATCTTCAACAAGTCTTTAAGAGAGGCTATGAAGATATGCTGGCTTTCAGCAAAACGAAATTCAACAAAGAATTCCTAAGTCTTAATACTGAAGAAAAGAAACTTCTTATGAATGAATTAAAACAACAGACTATAGACAACAACAGAGAACCATCATTCTTTTTAATCGCCAGAGATTTAACTCTTTTAGGATACTTCTCTTCAGAAATTGGCTGTACAATCGCACGAGAATATTTGCCTATACCAGGCAAATACGATGGAAATGCAGACTACAAACCCGGACAAAAAGCCTGGGCAATATAGAGCCATAGCTTCCGAATCATTTTACTAATTTATTAAAAAGACATCGTGAATATCAATACCGATTTAAAAAAACAAAATACTTATGACGCCATTGTTATAGGTTCAGGAATAAGTGGAGGCTGGGCTGCTAAAGAATTAACACAAAAAGGCTTAAAAGTCCTGATATTAGAGCGCGGTAAAAACATAGAACACATTAAAGACTATGATTCCGCAATGAAAGCGCCTTGGGAAATAGCCTATTGCGGACAATTAACCCAGGAACAAAAAAGAACACATCCAGTACAAACCAGGGATTACCCATATCAACAAGCGAATGAAAGCTGGTGGGTGAATGATTTGGAATGTCCTTACACAGAAGACAAACGTTTTGATTGGTACAGAGGTTTTCATGTTGGCGGAAAGTCCTTAATGTGGGGGCGTCAAAGTTATCGTTTCAGCGATCTCAATTTCGAAGACAATAAAAAAGATGGCCACGGAAATGACTGGCCAATCCGATACAAAGATATTGCTCCATGGTACGATTATGTAGAAAAATTTGCCGGTATAAGTGGTCAAAATGAAGGCTGGCCTTTACTGCCTGATGGTCAGTTTTTA
The Flavobacterium flavigenum genome window above contains:
- a CDS encoding DUF4345 family protein, coding for MKKLINILVVLAIIPLLVLGTVNVFAPLNTFELYGIKPLGIMTYSTFRGAIGGMLIGGGLIMLMGLITKNKTWYQASLLLIAVIFICRIISVVFDGYTNDLLPAGITELYIIVVMYFASKQLDHSKK
- a CDS encoding winged helix-turn-helix transcriptional regulator, which produces METSKKRSECPLSCSLDVFGDKWSLLIIRDLIFYKKGTYNDFLKSEEGIATNILASRLKALEENGIVEKSAHPDSKAKNLYKLTTKGIDLLPIIMEVYIWSDKYFTMPSEIKEIIKEAKKDKDKFVKQITKELKSK
- a CDS encoding alpha/beta fold hydrolase, coding for MKKYLIAVFLLIGYISNLFSQSNISQSNNYEIMTTSNSQSVEYTYATVPTQFIEANGIKFAYRSYGKEGDIPVIYFNHLTANLDNCDPRIMDSIAKHRQIISFDYRGVGATTGEQGTSIADMSKDAIAFIHALGYKQVDIVAFSMGGFITQELLLQEPTLARKIILAGTGSRGGKGVSDVVGLTYKDIFKGLFTFRDPKFYLFFTQNKVGKEAARDFLKRLKERTENRDEKVKLSVLKNQLKAIETWGHDKPADLSVFKHPVLVVNGDNDRMVPTPNSYDLAIRFPNAEKVIIYPNSGHGGIFQYHEEFLEKAIPFLTK
- a CDS encoding gluconate 2-dehydrogenase subunit 3 family protein; translation: MERRDALKKMAYLMGGAISATTMGVLFESFTVYNPEQNYAYSFLATDEEILAEFAEIILPTTTNSPGAKAAGLGTLIPLIIKDCYPPNLQQVFKRGYEDMLAFSKTKFNKEFLSLNTEEKKLLMNELKQQTIDNNREPSFFLIARDLTLLGYFSSEIGCTIAREYLPIPGKYDGNADYKPGQKAWAI
- a CDS encoding SDR family oxidoreductase, which gives rise to MSKNILITGASSGFGLLIANELHRKGYNVIGTSRNPEKYASKLPFKLISLDLDSEESINSLPNRVFTEVNKLDILINNAGFLVSGIAEETPIELGRKQLETNFWGTIKVTNAMLPHFRKQKSGKIITVGSIIGLVAFPNAAYYAASKHALEGYFKALRYELDGFNINVAMIEPAAFKTSILDNSSSPTNKIEDYNSLRNKIEKFTNDLVDKAEDPAMVAEKVLKVVQTAKPKFRNIVGKGTSVLINLQHFAYGVLEKNVLKQLNK
- a CDS encoding alpha/beta fold hydrolase, with the protein product MGNNELTTETQYANIDNKQIAYRKIGNGTPLILANRFRGTLDTWDPLFLDLLAKNNTVVTFDYSGIGYSEGELPVDLHEVASEVTKMADHLNFDKYFVGGWSYGGLIAQYATFLYPTRVLGTIVIGSNPMGKNDAPLSPLFLEKALQPTYTPEDIITLFFEPTSEKSSAAGIASLQRIAQRYDESKVPVKPEILQRYFAATPQLTEDKDNFREGYKTLQTPVLVISGDNDISFAVENWFPLLKKAPTLQHIIFHAAGHAPHYQYPELTTTYINTFINNTITK
- a CDS encoding NADP-dependent oxidoreductase, which gives rise to MKAFIVKKYSKKEKLHLTDWAEPTVNENDVLVQVHSAGVNVIDILIRNGDFKLFLPMKPPFLLGRDVAGIVIKTGAKVTKFKVGDEVYSSSGDHHLGTYAEYISIAENDVAFKPKNLSMEEAASIPLVGLTSWQALVEIGKIKKGQKVFIQAGSGGVGAFAIQLAKHLGAFVATTTSSKNTYLVKSLGADLIIDYKTEDFETKLKDYDLVLHSNKDSKILEKSLRILKSGGQLISLVGPPTPEFADALGLSWPLKLVIKLLSFSVRKKVKKQNVSFKFLFMKPEGKQLGEITKLIEAGIIKPVIDKVFPFEQANEALSYIETGRSKGKVVVKVR